In one window of Candidatus Dormiibacterota bacterium DNA:
- the pdhA gene encoding pyruvate dehydrogenase (acetyl-transferring) E1 component subunit alpha, which translates to MKVEQRATEGRTKTVLSDKDTLLKLYREMLLIRRFEEKTAEMYQAAKIGGFCHLNIGEEATIVGTISALQPKDYVYSTYREHGHALAKGIDARAVMAELFGKETGTSHGRGGSMHLFSQEHRFYGGYAIVGQALPIACGSGYAINYQGTNEVVMSIFGDGATNIGAFHEALNVAKLWHLPIVFVCVNNLYGMGTAVSRASAVTEIWKKACAYDMTGERVDGMDVLAVRRISDQLVAQAREHHEPSLLECVTYRYRGHSMSDPDTYRGKDEIKEWQTRDAILSLGEHMKKEKMLTDDEIQQIDEEVTAQVEDAVKFADESPDPDPKDLYRNVYADEVAS; encoded by the coding sequence ATGAAAGTTGAGCAGCGAGCGACGGAAGGCCGGACGAAAACCGTGCTCTCCGACAAGGACACCCTGCTCAAGCTCTACCGTGAGATGCTGCTGATCCGGCGCTTCGAGGAGAAGACCGCCGAGATGTACCAGGCGGCCAAGATCGGCGGTTTCTGCCACCTCAACATCGGCGAGGAGGCGACCATCGTCGGTACCATCTCGGCGCTGCAGCCCAAGGATTACGTCTACAGCACCTACCGCGAGCACGGCCACGCCCTCGCCAAGGGGATCGACGCCAGGGCGGTGATGGCCGAGCTCTTCGGCAAGGAAACCGGCACCTCGCACGGCCGCGGCGGGTCGATGCACCTCTTCAGCCAGGAGCACCGCTTCTATGGCGGTTATGCCATCGTCGGCCAGGCCCTCCCGATCGCCTGCGGCAGCGGCTATGCGATCAATTACCAGGGCACCAACGAGGTGGTGATGAGCATTTTCGGCGACGGCGCCACCAACATCGGTGCCTTTCACGAGGCGCTAAACGTGGCCAAGCTGTGGCATCTGCCGATCGTCTTCGTCTGCGTGAACAACCTCTATGGCATGGGCACCGCGGTGAGCCGCGCCTCGGCCGTCACCGAGATCTGGAAGAAGGCGTGCGCCTACGACATGACCGGCGAACGCGTCGACGGCATGGACGTGCTGGCCGTGCGACGCATCAGCGACCAGCTGGTCGCCCAGGCGCGCGAGCATCACGAGCCCAGCCTGCTCGAGTGTGTCACCTATCGCTACCGCGGCCACTCGATGTCGGACCCGGACACCTACCGCGGTAAGGACGAGATCAAGGAATGGCAGACCCGCGACGCGATCCTCAGCCTCGGCGAGCATATGAAGAAGGAGAAGATGCTCACCGACGACGAGATCCAGCAGATCGATGAGGAGGTCACCGCCCAGGTCGAGGACGCGGTCAAGTTCGCGGACGAGAGTCCGGACCCGGACCCGAAAGACCTCTATCGCAACGTCTACGCCGACGAGGTGGCGAGCTGA
- a CDS encoding Rdx family protein: protein MDQAVGLAAEILGAWAPIMIEVSLRTGSKGRFEVALDDQLIFSKVKLRRFPNRGEILGLAEPVLGPPIAWR, encoded by the coding sequence CTGGACCAAGCCGTCGGTCTGGCGGCTGAGATCCTCGGGGCCTGGGCGCCCATCATGATCGAAGTGTCCCTGCGCACGGGCAGCAAGGGGCGCTTCGAGGTGGCGCTCGACGACCAGCTCATCTTCAGCAAGGTCAAATTGCGTCGTTTCCCCAATCGGGGTGAGATCCTCGGCCTGGCCGAGCCGGTGCTCGGACCGCCGATCGCCTGGCGCTAG
- a CDS encoding dihydrolipoamide acetyltransferase family protein, whose translation MANVQMPRLSDSMETGKILHWLKKEGEEVKKGEPLVEIESDKANIEVEAYASGKLSKIVVQEGESAPIGAVIAEIGGAAEPVSKAEQPAAPKGETPATPEGQAEAAGPKQDARPVSADAPKPQATKAEAHVAQAEKAVAATAPTAADAGGEQYPHGGPDDRTEVGAAAQAALDVIRRPAEQENGERQRVSPVARRLAEELGVDLRRVQGSGPGGRIQKEDVEAAAQQKTQPRAAAPAAVAPSREARQATARPTGEVEIVELSKLQTTVATRLAQSALSAPHFYVTSEIAMDDAVRLRQMFNEAVDKSEAISLNDLVVKAVALALTKFPEVNASWAEGRIERKRDINIGIAVGLPDRLIVPVLRNADQKSLKDIASESKQLIERARSNKASAQDYIGNTFSISNLGMYDVDQFTAIINPPDSGILAIGAIEDKAVVKDGQVVAGKRMRVTLSVDHRVFYGVTAAQFLQEVKRLLQSPMALVL comes from the coding sequence ATGGCGAACGTCCAGATGCCGCGTCTGTCCGACTCGATGGAGACCGGCAAGATCCTGCACTGGCTGAAGAAGGAAGGCGAGGAGGTCAAAAAGGGCGAGCCGCTGGTCGAGATCGAGAGCGACAAGGCCAACATCGAGGTGGAGGCCTACGCTTCCGGCAAGCTGAGCAAGATCGTTGTCCAGGAAGGCGAGAGCGCGCCGATTGGCGCAGTGATCGCCGAGATCGGGGGCGCCGCCGAGCCCGTATCGAAAGCGGAACAGCCGGCCGCCCCGAAAGGCGAGACGCCCGCGACGCCAGAAGGCCAGGCGGAGGCGGCCGGGCCCAAGCAAGACGCGAGGCCGGTGTCCGCCGACGCCCCGAAACCACAAGCCACCAAGGCTGAGGCGCACGTCGCGCAGGCCGAGAAAGCCGTGGCCGCCACCGCCCCGACCGCCGCCGATGCCGGCGGGGAACAGTATCCGCACGGCGGGCCGGACGACCGAACCGAAGTCGGTGCGGCCGCGCAGGCAGCGCTGGATGTCATCCGGCGCCCGGCGGAGCAAGAAAACGGCGAGCGGCAGCGCGTCTCCCCCGTCGCCCGTCGCCTCGCCGAAGAACTCGGCGTCGACCTGCGCCGCGTCCAGGGGTCCGGCCCGGGTGGGCGGATCCAAAAAGAGGACGTCGAGGCCGCGGCCCAGCAGAAGACGCAACCGCGGGCGGCCGCGCCCGCCGCCGTCGCCCCCTCGCGCGAAGCGCGGCAAGCGACGGCGCGTCCCACCGGCGAGGTCGAGATCGTCGAGCTCTCCAAGCTGCAAACGACCGTCGCGACGCGTCTCGCCCAGAGTGCGCTCTCGGCGCCCCATTTCTACGTGACGTCGGAGATCGCGATGGATGACGCCGTCCGGCTACGCCAGATGTTCAACGAGGCGGTCGACAAGTCGGAGGCGATCAGTCTCAACGACCTGGTGGTCAAGGCTGTCGCACTGGCGCTGACAAAGTTCCCCGAGGTCAACGCCTCATGGGCCGAGGGCCGGATCGAGCGCAAGCGCGACATCAACATCGGGATCGCGGTCGGTCTTCCGGATCGCCTGATCGTGCCGGTGCTGCGCAACGCCGACCAGAAGTCGCTCAAAGACATCGCCAGCGAGTCCAAGCAGCTGATCGAACGCGCTCGCAGCAACAAGGCGTCGGCGCAGGACTACATCGGCAACACCTTCAGCATCTCCAACCTCGGGATGTACGACGTCGACCAGTTCACCGCGATCATCAACCCGCCCGACTCGGGCATCCTCGCGATCGGCGCGATCGAGGACAAGGCCGTCGTGAAGGACGGCCAGGTCGTCGCCGGCAAGCGGATGCGGGTCACCCTCTCCGTGGACCACCGCGTCTTCTACGGCGTGACCGCCGCGCAGTTCCTGCAGGAGGTCAAGCGCCTGCTGCAGAGCCCGATGGCTCTGGTCCTCTAG
- the queF gene encoding preQ(1) synthase: MTYGARMIAESRLEAVPNDTPDRDYEIDFTIPEFTCLAPDSGFPDFATIRIRYIPDQKLVELKSLKLYINKFRDQEIFHEAAVNRILDDLLALLDPRFMEVVGDFNVRGNIKTVVTARHTQTGYSPNGASRAQP, translated from the coding sequence ATGACGTACGGCGCCAGGATGATCGCCGAATCGCGGCTCGAGGCGGTCCCCAACGACACGCCGGACCGCGATTATGAGATCGACTTCACGATCCCCGAGTTCACCTGCCTGGCACCCGATTCCGGCTTCCCGGATTTCGCCACCATCCGGATCCGCTACATCCCCGACCAGAAGCTGGTCGAGCTCAAGTCGCTGAAGCTCTACATCAACAAATTTCGCGACCAGGAGATCTTCCACGAGGCAGCCGTGAATCGAATCCTCGATGACCTCCTCGCCCTGCTCGATCCGCGGTTCATGGAGGTGGTCGGTGACTTCAACGTCCGGGGCAACATCAAGACCGTGGTGACCGCGCGCCACACCCAGACGGGGTACTCACCGAACGGTGCCAGCCGGGCCCAGCCATAG
- a CDS encoding D-alanyl-D-alanine carboxypeptidase — protein sequence MLAAAAFQYFRPLPVTAATSVVPAQLLLGAAPVFPWPAQGKAALSVDGIGEVGSFGGQSPVPMASTAKMMTALLVLEDHPLVLNEPGPALTVTRADVNTFFAERNQGESVLPVVAGEQLSEYQLLQGLLLPSASNYAEMLAAWDLGSVPAFVAQMNTRAVALGLSATHYADVSGFSPLSVSIPGDLIKLGQTAMLQPVFAQIVAQSQATLPVAGVVRNLDTLLGQGGVLGIKTGHTDEAGGCFVMAADLTIDGLSVRVYGAVMGQPNALAGAFKATSALLLGLTPSLHAHSIVSRGDVIARFRTPWDEAGAIVASRSVTWVLLDGTAVSRQVRLDELPASLAAGTRVGTLLIDAGAHKAEVPLLLAAPITGPDAGWRLTRGL from the coding sequence GTGCTGGCGGCCGCGGCCTTCCAGTACTTCCGCCCGCTGCCGGTAACCGCGGCGACCTCCGTCGTCCCAGCGCAGCTGCTCCTTGGAGCCGCGCCCGTTTTCCCCTGGCCCGCGCAGGGCAAGGCGGCCCTGTCCGTCGACGGCATCGGCGAGGTCGGGAGCTTCGGCGGACAATCGCCGGTGCCCATGGCGAGCACCGCCAAGATGATGACGGCGCTCCTCGTTCTGGAAGACCATCCGCTGGTGCTGAACGAACCCGGTCCGGCGCTCACCGTCACCCGCGCCGATGTCAACACCTTTTTCGCCGAGCGAAACCAGGGTGAGTCCGTACTTCCGGTGGTAGCGGGGGAACAACTGAGTGAGTACCAGTTACTGCAGGGGTTGCTCCTGCCTTCGGCGAGTAACTACGCCGAGATGCTGGCGGCCTGGGACCTCGGCTCCGTGCCCGCCTTTGTCGCCCAGATGAACACGCGAGCGGTGGCGCTGGGCCTGAGCGCGACCCATTACGCGGATGTCAGCGGGTTCTCGCCGTTGAGTGTCAGCATCCCGGGAGATCTGATCAAGCTTGGACAAACCGCGATGCTGCAGCCGGTTTTCGCGCAGATCGTCGCCCAATCGCAAGCGACCCTTCCCGTGGCGGGCGTCGTTCGCAATCTCGATACCCTCCTCGGCCAGGGAGGCGTCCTGGGGATCAAGACCGGGCACACCGACGAGGCCGGCGGATGCTTCGTCATGGCGGCCGACCTGACGATCGACGGCCTTTCGGTGCGGGTTTACGGCGCAGTGATGGGACAGCCTAACGCGCTGGCTGGCGCCTTCAAGGCAACCAGTGCGCTGTTGCTAGGGCTTACCCCGTCGCTGCATGCGCACTCGATCGTCAGTCGCGGCGATGTCATCGCCCGCTTCCGGACGCCATGGGACGAGGCGGGGGCGATCGTGGCGAGCCGGTCGGTCACCTGGGTGCTGCTCGATGGGACGGCCGTCTCGCGCCAGGTGAGGCTCGACGAGCTGCCGGCCTCGCTCGCCGCTGGAACGCGCGTCGGGACATTGCTCATCGATGCCGGCGCCCACAAGGCCGAGGTTCCACTGCTCCTTGCTGCGCCGATCACTGGCCCCGATGCTGGCTGGCGCCTGACGCGCGGACTCTAG
- a CDS encoding DUF4242 domain-containing protein has translation MPTFMDVHDGMHVTPQQLAEAHQKDVDAQKGTGVEYVRYWLDSKAGKVFCLAKGPNKEAVAAVHKKAGHPANELYEVSEGQ, from the coding sequence GTGCCGACATTCATGGACGTACACGATGGGATGCACGTGACTCCGCAGCAGCTCGCCGAAGCCCATCAGAAGGATGTCGATGCGCAAAAGGGTACCGGCGTCGAGTACGTGCGCTACTGGCTCGACTCCAAGGCTGGAAAGGTCTTCTGCCTCGCGAAAGGGCCGAACAAGGAGGCCGTCGCGGCCGTGCACAAGAAGGCCGGGCATCCCGCGAATGAGCTTTACGAGGTCAGCGAGGGCCAGTAG
- a CDS encoding DUF4260 domain-containing protein yields the protein MTGRDARRGPLAFLLDPIVLQRLEGGMMLVLSLLLFWKYSGAWLLYAVLILAPDLFMLGYLRGPRAGAAVYNLGHSWLLPGLIGIVGVLASASADLPIALIWFGHIGVDRLLGYGLKLPTGFQDTHLGRIGRNR from the coding sequence ATGACGGGCCGGGATGCTCGCCGCGGTCCGCTCGCCTTCCTGCTCGATCCGATCGTGCTGCAGCGGCTCGAAGGTGGAATGATGCTCGTGCTTTCGCTGCTCCTGTTCTGGAAGTACTCCGGCGCGTGGCTGCTCTACGCCGTGCTGATCCTTGCTCCGGACCTGTTCATGCTCGGCTACCTCCGTGGCCCGCGCGCGGGCGCCGCGGTCTACAACCTCGGTCATAGCTGGCTGCTGCCCGGGCTCATCGGAATCGTTGGGGTTCTGGCCAGCGCGAGCGCGGACCTGCCCATTGCGCTCATCTGGTTCGGCCACATCGGCGTGGATCGGCTCCTCGGTTACGGCCTCAAGCTACCGACCGGCTTTCAGGACACGCATCTCGGACGCATCGGCCGGAATCGCTGA
- a CDS encoding PQQ-binding-like beta-propeller repeat protein encodes MPANLLIADRANNRVIEVTPDRKIVWEFPRPGDLQPGQRFRWPDDAFYAPDGKSIVINEEESHAIVLVDYATHRIVWQYGVSERFGSAKGYLNGPDDAYMWPDGNVGVADIRNCRLILIAHDTKAIKTQLGRTGYCAHNPPKSFGLPNGDTPLANGHVLITEILGSWVSEVGWDGTVYWTTRVPGIRYPSDAQMLPDGNILLVDYSRPGQVLIMTPKGQPIWRYAPRSGPGMLDHPSLAIELGNGLIALNDDFRNRVVVIDPKTNQIVWQYGVNDRRGRTDGLLFVPDGIDLKPPNWGNPA; translated from the coding sequence ATGCCCGCCAACCTGCTGATCGCCGACCGGGCGAACAACCGTGTGATCGAGGTGACGCCCGACCGCAAGATCGTCTGGGAGTTTCCGCGACCCGGTGACCTGCAGCCCGGTCAGCGATTCCGTTGGCCGGACGACGCGTTCTACGCACCCGACGGGAAATCGATCGTCATCAACGAGGAGGAGTCGCACGCGATCGTGCTGGTCGATTATGCGACTCACCGGATCGTATGGCAGTACGGCGTGTCGGAGCGTTTCGGCTCGGCCAAAGGCTATCTCAATGGTCCGGACGACGCCTACATGTGGCCCGACGGCAACGTCGGGGTAGCCGACATCCGCAACTGCCGCCTGATCCTCATCGCTCACGACACGAAAGCCATCAAGACCCAGCTCGGTCGGACGGGCTACTGCGCCCACAATCCGCCGAAGAGTTTTGGCTTGCCGAATGGCGACACGCCGCTGGCCAACGGGCACGTCCTGATCACCGAGATCCTCGGCTCCTGGGTGAGCGAGGTCGGCTGGGACGGCACGGTTTACTGGACGACGCGGGTGCCGGGCATCCGCTATCCCTCGGACGCGCAGATGCTCCCGGACGGGAACATCCTGCTGGTCGACTACTCCCGCCCTGGGCAGGTCCTGATCATGACGCCGAAGGGGCAGCCCATCTGGCGTTATGCGCCCAGGTCCGGCCCGGGAATGCTGGACCACCCATCGCTGGCGATCGAGCTCGGCAATGGGCTGATCGCGCTGAACGACGATTTCCGCAACCGGGTGGTGGTCATCGATCCAAAGACGAACCAGATCGTCTGGCAGTACGGCGTCAACGACCGACGCGGGCGGACCGATGGTTTGCTGTTCGTTCCGGACGGCATCGATCTGAAGCCGCCGAACTGGGGCAATCCTGCATAG
- a CDS encoding twin-arginine translocation signal domain-containing protein produces the protein MTDPGITRRQIIKVAAAVGALGAVGLPSVAFAEGDGKGAGRIRWDLIDISPPDVRAGGDDTASSEGEFTLTLTGSGTFRPGHPRQVTGGGTWSTTNPDVPGSGTYRVTELVSWVLAPGHLRPPLVDHIGSLADTRAGLAVLRIKYSDGLDGILFVSCNLFGTPPSVDEGINASRGFVNFFMPAPPGFGKHSNRTLFHALHGEQEN, from the coding sequence ATGACAGACCCGGGGATCACCAGACGGCAGATCATCAAAGTTGCCGCGGCGGTTGGCGCCCTCGGTGCGGTGGGCCTCCCGTCGGTAGCATTCGCCGAGGGGGACGGCAAGGGAGCCGGAAGGATAAGGTGGGACCTGATCGACATCAGCCCTCCCGATGTCAGAGCTGGCGGGGACGACACAGCGAGCTCAGAGGGTGAATTTACGCTGACCCTGACGGGCAGTGGAACGTTCCGGCCCGGGCATCCTCGTCAGGTGACCGGTGGTGGGACATGGAGCACAACCAATCCGGATGTGCCGGGCAGCGGCACCTATCGGGTGACGGAGCTCGTCAGCTGGGTTCTCGCGCCGGGCCACCTGCGGCCACCCCTCGTCGACCACATCGGAAGCCTCGCCGATACGCGCGCTGGACTGGCTGTCCTCCGCATCAAGTACTCCGATGGACTCGACGGAATCCTCTTCGTCAGCTGCAACCTGTTTGGCACGCCGCCGTCCGTTGACGAGGGGATCAATGCTTCGAGGGGGTTCGTGAACTTCTTCATGCCGGCGCCCCCGGGGTTCGGCAAGCACTCGAACCGCACCCTGTTCCACGCGCTTCACGGGGAACAGGAAAACTAG
- a CDS encoding alpha-ketoacid dehydrogenase subunit beta: MAVLAMRDALNQALREEMKRDASVFLLGEDIGLYDGSFKVTRGLMKEFGEKRVLDTPIAEEIIIGTAIGAAMSGLRPVAEMMTVNFIMVAMDQVVNAAAHIRYMFGGGTKVPLVIRTPGGGGHQLGAQHSHSHENWFAHVPGLKVVAPGTPADAKGMLKSAIRDDNPVMFIENEGTYAVKGEVPDGEHLVPLDKNEVKRPGEHITICAHSRMLIVAMDAAAELEKEGISAEIVDMRALRPLDMAPVIESVKKTSRLITVEEGWRSYGVGAEIASRVYEEAFDYLDAPVARIGAAEVPAPYNKKLEKIVFPGKADVIVTAKALLGKN; encoded by the coding sequence ATGGCCGTCCTTGCCATGCGCGACGCCCTCAACCAGGCGCTCCGAGAGGAGATGAAGCGCGATGCGTCGGTGTTCCTCCTGGGCGAGGACATCGGCCTCTACGACGGATCATTCAAGGTCACGCGAGGCTTGATGAAGGAATTCGGCGAGAAGCGCGTGCTCGACACGCCGATCGCCGAGGAGATCATCATCGGCACCGCCATCGGGGCGGCGATGTCAGGACTTCGCCCGGTCGCGGAGATGATGACGGTCAACTTCATCATGGTCGCTATGGACCAGGTGGTCAACGCGGCGGCGCACATCCGCTATATGTTCGGCGGCGGGACGAAGGTCCCGTTGGTGATCCGCACCCCGGGTGGCGGCGGCCACCAGCTCGGGGCACAACACTCCCATAGCCACGAGAACTGGTTCGCGCACGTTCCCGGCCTGAAGGTCGTCGCACCCGGCACGCCGGCCGATGCCAAGGGCATGCTGAAGTCCGCGATCCGGGACGACAACCCCGTCATGTTCATCGAGAACGAGGGCACCTATGCCGTCAAGGGCGAGGTCCCCGACGGCGAGCACCTGGTGCCGCTGGACAAGAACGAAGTCAAGCGGCCGGGCGAGCACATCACGATCTGCGCCCACTCGCGCATGCTGATCGTGGCCATGGACGCCGCTGCCGAACTGGAAAAAGAGGGCATCAGCGCCGAGATCGTCGACATGCGGGCGCTGCGGCCGCTGGACATGGCGCCCGTGATCGAGTCGGTCAAGAAGACGAGCCGGCTGATCACCGTCGAAGAGGGCTGGCGCTCGTACGGCGTCGGCGCGGAGATCGCCTCCCGAGTCTACGAAGAGGCCTTCGATTACCTGGATGCCCCGGTGGCCCGCATCGGCGCGGCCGAGGTCCCAGCCCCCTACAACAAGAAGCTGGAGAAAATCGTGTTCCCCGGTAAAGCCGACGTGATCGTGACCGCCAAAGCACTGCTCGGCAAGAACTAG
- a CDS encoding 5'-3' exonuclease: MATDWLLLDGSSLMFRAFFGIPVGAFKAPDGQPVNAVRGFLDMLARLVTDRKPKALVVATDEDWRPAFRVKVIASYKTERLERGAMPPELQPQEPIIHAVLRAIGVEVMGAAGFEAEDVIASLLPKITGKVEIVTGDRDLFSLVRDPDVTVLYTQKGIGNLLVVDEAEVESRYGIPGRSYGDYAVLRGDPSDGLPGVPGVGEKTAAQLVRRFKDLDGIIASGKLGDAANAYIERARRVGVPVSIAPVPKPKGTRPATPSDPQALAKPSEIYGVGSSIDRLVRALAGPPAAIRTPRP; this comes from the coding sequence ATGGCAACGGACTGGCTCCTCCTCGACGGCTCGAGCCTGATGTTCCGCGCTTTCTTCGGCATTCCTGTCGGCGCCTTCAAGGCTCCGGACGGCCAGCCGGTGAACGCCGTGCGCGGATTCCTCGACATGCTGGCTCGCCTGGTCACCGACCGGAAGCCCAAGGCGCTCGTGGTCGCGACCGATGAAGACTGGCGGCCGGCATTTCGGGTGAAGGTGATCGCGAGTTACAAGACGGAGCGTCTCGAGCGCGGCGCGATGCCTCCGGAGCTCCAGCCACAGGAGCCGATCATCCACGCGGTGCTGCGCGCGATTGGCGTCGAGGTGATGGGGGCGGCGGGCTTCGAGGCCGAAGACGTGATCGCCTCGCTGCTGCCGAAGATCACCGGCAAGGTCGAGATCGTGACCGGTGACCGCGACCTCTTTTCGCTGGTGCGCGATCCGGACGTCACCGTGCTCTATACGCAGAAAGGAATCGGCAATCTGCTCGTGGTCGATGAGGCGGAAGTCGAGAGCCGGTACGGCATCCCGGGCCGTTCCTACGGCGACTACGCGGTGCTGCGCGGCGACCCATCCGACGGGCTGCCTGGTGTTCCTGGTGTGGGGGAGAAGACCGCCGCCCAGCTGGTGCGGCGCTTCAAAGATCTCGATGGCATCATCGCCAGCGGCAAACTCGGCGACGCGGCCAATGCCTACATCGAGCGAGCGCGTCGGGTCGGCGTCCCGGTCAGCATCGCGCCCGTCCCAAAACCGAAAGGGACCCGCCCGGCCACACCCAGCGATCCGCAGGCGCTCGCAAAACCGAGCGAGATCTATGGCGTCGGCTCGTCGATCGACCGGCTCGTCCGTGCCCTGGCGGGACCACCGGCCGCCATTCGTACCCCGCGGCCATGA
- a CDS encoding FAD-binding dehydrogenase, giving the protein MPDPADVIVVGGGLAGLVATAELADAGRRVILLEQEPAPWLGAQAFWSFGGLFLVDSPEQRRLRVHDSHERALKDWMVTAGFDRPEDRWPRKWAEAYIAFAAGEKRSWLRSQGIRFFPIVGWAERGGSLAGGPGNSVPRFHVTWGTGPGVVAPFERRVREAASRGLVRLLFRHRVDALTVSGGAVDGVHGAILEPSAVDRGRPSSRVAIGEFELRGQAVIVTSGGLGGNHDLVRKNWPARLGQPPQQMLSGVPAHVDGRMLAITASAGGTVINRDRMWHYVEGIQNWNPIWPHHGIRILPGPSSMWFDAAGNRLPAPLFPGFDTLGTLEYLRKTGFDYSWFVLTQGIIKREFALSGSEQNPDLTNKDIGLLLRRVISKSGPAPVEAFKERGADFVVATNVDDLVRGMNALTDEPRLDLGKVESEIAARDREIPNGMTHDAQILAIRAARRYLGDRLIRVATPHRILDPSAGPLIAVRLRILTRKTLGGLQTDLSGRVLRSDGTPLPGLYAAGEIAGFGGGGMHGYRSLEGTFLGGCLFSGRTAGRAVAAALR; this is encoded by the coding sequence ATGCCTGACCCCGCCGATGTCATCGTCGTCGGCGGGGGCCTTGCCGGCCTGGTGGCAACGGCCGAGCTGGCCGACGCCGGTCGCCGAGTCATCCTCCTCGAGCAGGAACCGGCGCCTTGGCTGGGCGCGCAGGCCTTCTGGTCCTTCGGCGGGCTCTTCCTCGTCGACTCGCCGGAGCAGCGCCGGCTGCGGGTTCACGACTCGCACGAGCGGGCCCTGAAGGACTGGATGGTGACGGCCGGGTTCGATCGGCCGGAAGACCGGTGGCCCAGGAAGTGGGCCGAGGCCTACATCGCGTTCGCAGCCGGCGAGAAACGATCGTGGCTGCGCTCGCAGGGCATTCGGTTCTTCCCCATCGTCGGCTGGGCCGAGCGAGGCGGCTCGCTGGCCGGGGGTCCGGGGAATTCGGTGCCGCGGTTTCATGTGACCTGGGGCACCGGCCCCGGCGTCGTGGCGCCCTTCGAGCGGCGTGTGCGCGAGGCGGCGTCGCGCGGCCTCGTCAGGTTGCTATTCCGGCATCGAGTCGACGCGCTGACGGTCAGCGGCGGCGCCGTTGATGGCGTGCATGGGGCGATCCTTGAGCCGAGCGCGGTGGACCGAGGACGGCCCAGCTCGCGTGTCGCGATCGGGGAATTCGAGCTCCGCGGGCAAGCGGTGATCGTGACCTCGGGCGGGCTCGGCGGGAACCACGACCTGGTCCGAAAGAACTGGCCGGCCCGGCTTGGTCAACCGCCACAGCAGATGCTCAGTGGCGTGCCGGCCCATGTCGACGGCCGCATGCTGGCCATTACGGCATCCGCCGGCGGGACGGTGATCAACCGCGATCGCATGTGGCACTACGTGGAGGGGATCCAGAATTGGAACCCGATCTGGCCTCACCACGGCATCCGGATCCTGCCCGGACCCTCGTCCATGTGGTTCGACGCCGCTGGGAATCGTTTGCCCGCGCCGCTGTTTCCCGGTTTCGATACGCTCGGCACGCTCGAGTACTTGAGGAAGACCGGCTTCGACTACTCCTGGTTCGTGCTGACGCAGGGAATCATCAAGCGCGAGTTCGCGCTGTCCGGGTCGGAACAGAATCCCGACCTGACGAACAAGGACATCGGCCTGCTCTTGCGGCGGGTGATCTCGAAGTCTGGCCCGGCGCCGGTCGAAGCCTTCAAGGAACGCGGCGCCGACTTCGTGGTCGCCACCAACGTCGACGATCTGGTGCGCGGCATGAACGCCCTGACGGACGAGCCGCGCTTGGATCTCGGCAAGGTGGAAAGCGAAATCGCGGCCCGCGACCGGGAGATCCCCAACGGAATGACCCACGACGCGCAGATCCTCGCGATTCGCGCCGCGCGACGCTACCTCGGCGACCGGCTGATTCGCGTCGCGACGCCGCATCGGATCCTTGATCCATCGGCGGGCCCACTGATCGCCGTCCGGCTGCGGATCCTGACGCGCAAAACGCTGGGCGGCCTTCAGACCGATCTGTCCGGGCGCGTCCTGCGATCCGACGGAACGCCCCTGCCAGGCCTCTATGCCGCGGGCGAGATCGCCGGCTTCGGGGGAGGAGGGATGCACGGATATCGATCACTGGAAGGCACCTTCCTCGGCGGCTGCCTGTTCTCGGGTCGCACTGCCGGCCGCGCCGTCGCGGCCGCGCTCCGTTAG